Below is a genomic region from Drosophila albomicans strain 15112-1751.03 chromosome 2R, ASM965048v2, whole genome shotgun sequence.
TTTTAAAGGTgccaattaattgaaaatagtCCGCTCGTAAAAAggtgctaaaaatatttaatccCAATCGAGCCAAACAACCAACAAAcgaaaccaaaaagaaaataattgaaaggTGTGTCCgcattgaaaacttttttatgtatttttaaccGGCCTAACACATTCTTAAGTGCCTCAATaggattaaataaataaagacgGAAGCTGACTTTTTGCTGGTGTTGTGAATTCTCGCTAGGCTTCTTCCCAGGCATTTTAACCAGCTGCTTATAGccaaatgttgctgctgctgtttatcgtttgttatgaacataaaatgttgaataacGTTTTGTGTAGTCGTTAAGGTTTATTTGGACAGCAATTAACTGCCCATTTTCCAGCCAAACAGCGAGATATTAAATCTATGAAATATGCGTGGATTTCGTTTTGACATTTATtagaaataaagtaaataaatattcaaaatattctttcAGTTTTATCAATATTTAGTCAGTTGGTAAATCAGTTCTCAGTCAGTGATTTTTTGAACtgaagaaaacaaattgcttaaataaaattagatcTAAGAAaagtgcaatttatttttgatatttaataaaaataaccgAATGATTAAAAATTCTTGTATGAAATTTTATCAGCAATGAAGTGAATCAATTCTTAGTCAATTAGTAAgtcattgatttatttaactaGAGAAATGAAAGAGTTAATATAAGAAAGACgattgatatttattaaaagtaaagtaaataaatattcaaaatattctttcAGGTTTATCAATATTTGGTCAGTTGGTAAATCAGTTGTCAGTCAGTGATTTTTTAACtgaagaaaacaaattgttaaaatgaaattagatATATGAAGTAAAGTAAGAaagtaaaatttacatttgataCTAATTAAAAAGATCCAAATGATTAAATGATCTTCTGGGAAATTTTTATCAGATTGAAGTCAATCAATTCTTAGTCAGTTAGTAAgccattgatttatttaactaGAGAAATTAAAGAGTGACAATGAAATTAAGCAAATCatttaatgttgttttaagcaattttatattcaagtGAATAATTACTTACACAGTGATTTGATATTACAAAGCTggataaatgaaattgttaaaataaaattacctctatgaatgaatttaaaaaaaataaatgtttttccaAAGCAATTtagttgtaatttaatttttagtcaGTAAACCAGTGACTTCATTAACCAGAGAAGTGTCATAAGGAATAAAGaatagatttttatttgacttttattataaataaagtacATAACTAAATGTTCTTTTTGGGTATTTTATTACTACTAAAGTTAGTATTTCATTCATGTAACAATGAAATTAAGACTAGAAagatatattttgagtattcAACTCAATCAACATTTAGTGAGTTAGTAAATCAGCGTCTTATTTAACCAGAGAAAGATAGTCTGTTACAAAATGtagatttttatttgacatttattaGAAATAAAGCACATAATTAAATGTTCTTTAGGGGCACTTTTTTACTATTGAACTAAGTGTTTCATTAAATCATAGAATTGACAATGAAATTAAGACTTAACCAGAGAAAGATAGACagtaacaaaatgaaattgtttgcatCATCTCAGAGCAAACAATGTGCTGTAAGAGTGACAAATTCAACACCCCACGAGGCGCTGCAAATGAGGCCCTTTTCTGGACTGATAAAAAGCGTCGtagtcgtcatcgtcatcgtcgttgttgtcgttgtcgttgttgttatgaGCACGTTCAAGTTTTGCAAACATCAACTAAATCTATTATACGCGATGCACTTTTCGCACCTCTTAAAGTGTCTCTCGGCACTCTGTAGTCTCTAGTGTTTTGAGCTaagaatgtgaatgtgaatgtggcaTCTAAAGTGGCCTTTTTCAATGTGACATCCACAGATGCGTTTCAATTTCACGAGCCACACGGCGGCTGtgacaacaacatcgacgCCAGCATCGACCACAGTCGCTGGCTACAACAAGGAGAAGTCTGCACAGCCGCTGAAGAGGCCGCCAACAATCGAAGAGGATCCCGATTCACTGGACAGTGTGATCAGCAATCCGCAATCGTATCCCATCACAATTGTTCCCAATCGCCCAGCCAGCTTCTACGGCCTCTCCACAAATGGCAAAGCGTTTCAACGGCAGCCAAGTTGCAGGTAAGaaaggggggggggggaatcGATTATGTTTACTCGATGTTTTGGCAGTCTTCTAAGTGGTAGAGTCAACTGTGGATTATTAGTTAGAGCTGCTCTAATTCCACAGTCAAACACTGACAGCTTAGGCATTGACTATCACAATCGATAGTTCCTAGCTTTAGTTGAGTTTTGTGCGCGTTCGTCTAAAGATCGCGATGCCGCTGCAGGTGCCTTTGAGCGATGTCCAAGTGGATCCAGTTGATGGCGAGACACTCGCAGGCGACAAGGATGAAACCTTTACCCACATGAAGGAGTGGAAGCGACAATATATGAGAGGCATTTCACACACTCCATCCCAGGCTGGAGTCTACTATGAGGCACTCAAAGGATCCAGCCACTCGCTGGCCAAAGGGTATTTAGAGATTCGAGATTGTCCACCTCGACATTCAACTTGAACTTGCTGCCCAATCAAAGCTACAGTCTACAGACTCTAACAGATACGATTTGTTTTGCTGATTAGCAGTGCGACGCTTATTTGGCTTTTTAAGTGCTCCATgcgctgtttgctgtttgcggTTGTAATTTATACAGCCGCCCACGCCGCAATTcccagttctcagttctcagttcacTTGAGTTACGTTCATAGttgtatctctctctcgtttcCCCATTCCACTCATTAGGCTGCCCATTGAAATTGGGACTACACGGCGTATTATTCATCTGTCATCCGCAACGTTGACATTTTGTCGTATTTATTTCTCACTCGTTAAGCGATTTGTTTCAGGTTGAGACACAAGTTTATCACTtccacatttcattttatcaaTCACTTACTTCTCCCGCATTTTTCCCACATTTTGAAGTCATTTCCTGCAGAAGCCTTCTCTTCATTGCGTTGGCGTTGTTTTCAGTAGTTCAACTCGCAAGttgaaacaaattaacaattaaccGAGTGGCGGCATTTTCAACCATCTTCAAAGCAAATGTGAATCATCTAACGCCAGCCCTGTGCTGTGTTAAATTcgattaacttttatttatggaACCAGCACAATGTCAATTAATCGCCCAAGGGGCTGCAAAGTGTCGCAATTCCGAAGTAGAGACAAAAATTGCATGTGGGCTGAACTCAACTCGAATCTTATTCACTGAGAGTGCTGCACTTTAATTTCAGTTAATTAAACTGATCACACTTGGCATCAAAAGTGTGTCTTTGGCACTTTTAGCTGACATTGACCAAATGCAACATCGCAACGTGTTAATTAGCTGCACTTTGCTGCCTCTTAATTTAGACAATTAGTCGAAGAGGGGAACGAAAAACGGGATCAAGTCTGGACAGGCAATTCAATCGTAGACAGACTGCATGACATTGAAGTCCACAGCGAATGCAAGTGAATCTATTCATTTGCATTCAAATGTCTAGTTCACTGACAATGTCAGAGGTCAAAGCTATTTTGCAGTTAGTTCTTAAGTGCGTTAAATGCTATAATCCATGTAAAGCCAAAATATTtcgttaataataattgcatttttaatgagtttatatattacagtttttattttgaatgaagcAAGAGAAttctttataaaatttttaattcatttatattcCAATGAGTAAATAGTAGAGagccaaaatattttattaataataatagcatttttaatgagtttatattttacagtttttacttttaatgaaGCAAGAGAAttctttataaaatttttaattaatttatataccaatGAGTAAATAACTTTTATCTTTTTAACATTTCTTAGTTTCAATAGAGCAAgataaaacttaaaaacatttttaattagtttatattcaaaatgaagaAACTACTTCTCTTTTCCTCAGTTTTTAGTTTCAATAAAGAGAAATAATACTTCAAAGAATTCTTTTGCCTTTTCCCTCCATTCgaagcaaatattattttaaattttacatgAGGTTTAGAGTATCGAGAGTCGATGGTCTTAGTAGCTAGCACtcccttcttttagttattatattattttgtttaataaataaatatagtattgaACCCTGCTATTGgtattcattttcataatttctttatttattttatgctttttgaCCCCAGAAACTTCTTTGATATTCCTATACTAcgtaacaaaaaatatataattgggAGATTGttcttgtatatttataaacagcGTATCTTAATGATGCTTATGCATATGAACTATTTCTCATGAgtgtttaaaatttcatagGTCAACATATAAGAGAGTTTTTATGACAGGAAAAGTCTTCGGTTATATATGTAGGGCAACTTAAGGCAGTTTAACATTAATGTGCAAAAAGAAAGTAGTAGAAAATcaatgcaactgcaattgtaAAAAATCGTTGCACACTTTTAGGCTGTTCATGAAAATCGCTTCTTAAATTATGGCAGTAGAGTAGCGTTCTTTCTATTTGTCTTCTCATTCTTTAACTTATTCAACCATTATTAATTCTTATACTCACTCTCCTCCTTCTCAGATCCCGCAACTTCCGCCCGGGCAGCATGCGACGCGTGCGACGACGCGCGGTTTTCAAGAATGGCGACTGCAACGTGGTGCAGAAGCATTTGCAGCGGCGACGCGTGCGCTTCCTGCAGGACATGTACACAACGATGGTGGACTGGCAATGGCGCTGGACACTGCTCGCCTTTGCACTCAGTTTCATACTCTCGTGGCTGTTCTTTGCTCTCATCTGGTGGCTCATCATGTACACACACGGCGATCTCGAGGAGCTGCATTTGCCTCACAATCAAGGTAaatctatagtatatataattatagaaGTTGAAACTAATATGAATCTGTCACTTCAGAGGACTCTGGCTGGGCGCCTTGTGTCTCTGCCATTGATGGCTTCACCTCCTGCTTTCTGTTCTCCATCGAGACACAGCACACCATCGGCTACGGTGTGCGCACTACGTCTCCTGAGTGTCCCGAAGCCATCTTCATGATGTGCTTCCAATCGATCTTTGGCGTCATGTCCTCCGCCTTCATGGCTGGCATCGTGTTCGCCAAGATGACGCGTGCCAAGCAGCGAGCACAGACGCTACTGTTCTCTAAGCACGCCGTGATCTGTCAACGAGATGGTTGCCTCTCGTTGATGTTCCGTGTGGGTGACATGCGCAAGTCTCACATCATTGGCGCAGGAGTGCGTGCTCAGCTGATCAGGACACGCAGCACGAAGGAGGGCGAAGTGATGACGCAGCACTTTACGGAACTGCAGATTGGCACCGACGAATCTGGCGCGGATCTGTTCTTCATCTGGCCCATGGTGATTGAGCATAGGATTGATGAGAGTTCGCCGCTTTACAACCTGAATGCCACCGACATGCTGCAGGATAAGTTTGAGATTGTGGTTATCCTTGAAGGAACTGTGGAGTCAACGGGACAATCAACTCAAGCCCGATCGAGTTATATTAACACTGAGATACTCTGGGGACATCGCTTCGATCCTGTGGTGCTCTACAACAAAGATCTCCAGGCATATGAGATTGACTATGCGCGCTTCAACGAAACCACACAGGTGGACACGCCCCTTTGCAGCGCCCGCGAGCTGAACGAGATCTACAAGATACAGGAGGGATTCAGGACACCAGGTAGAAGTCGGAGGGTgtaataaataagttaatgCTTACTGTTCCTTTGTCTATGCAGAGACCACTTTCAACCTGCGTCAGGTGTCATCGAACAATCATTCCGATCAGGCCTCATAACGCTTCTGTCTCGTCCAATGTTTCGTCTTCCTATTTGTTGCtatatttacatttagttCTTAGCTTTGTTATTCCCCTCGTTTCCCCTCGTAAGTTGTTCCCCACTCAAAAGGGATTCCTTTgctataatattttgagatcTTTTTACAGCTGCGACGGCTTGCTGCTCGCCCAATCTCTCGACGACTTCGACGCAATCGAACGGCTCCGCTCGGAGGCAGCGCTGGCAGCTGTCGATGCCCTTGCAGCGAGGCTTTTCTAGCGACACTTGAACACTAAAACTGAAGTTAATAAATGTTTGAGCTTTTAGTTTACACCAAATTACAcgtttctctcgctctctttcatattcatataaatgACACATAATTGCCACTCGTGTTTCCCAATTACAGTTCACATCAAATTCCACATCGAGTTTCAGTTccagtttcggtttcagtgCCCAGCCCACTCATTAGGCATCATTAATAATCCCAGTGCAGAAAAATTATCAATGCAAAAGgtgccaaaaaaaacatataatatacaaaacacTCGGAACAAGTTTGTCGTTCAAGTCTTTTGATTTGTGAGTGTGGGAGACAAGGAGCTACGAATGGAAATAGAAGTGAGGGATTGCGAGGGGTGTGTGTGGCGCTTATAGAAAACATTCATAtccttttaattgaaattgaatcaaTAACTCTTATTTGCGCAAACTAATCAACACTAAATTATAACACTCACAAACaacttgaatatttattatcacATTTATCACAACGCGGCGAGTGGACCAAAccaaactgaactgaactgagctgaatGCTGCAACTGGAGTGGGGGCTAATGAAATGTGGGTGTGGGTCAGACATCTGTGTGCTGTTGCCCATAAATACAATGCCAAATTTGCAGCAACTCTAttacaaagcagcagcaaatatatcccaaaaaaacaaagcaaacactGACAGAAAAAAGCTATAGTAAAATCGAGTTAGGCTTTTAGCAAAGCAAAGGATAACAATCAAAGAAAATAACATTATTTAAGCATTTAGTTTTCAAACCTTTGAAAGGAAATACtatagaaaaagaaatgttactatttaaatctttattttgttagcCTTTTGTTACCAAACATTAACAGCTTAATTCATAGCAAAGCAAGGGACTACAGAAAAGAgaaattgttgtaaatgtgcccatattcaatataaattccGTTTGTTGTATGGTCACACTTGATCGTAGCTTTCCCTTTGTCAGTTAGCAATATTATGAGACAATcagcaataaattaaagctgaaaaggaaaacaaagaaagaaaacattaTATCTTTAATcgttatttgttttgcaaattaagtacgaaataaaaaacaaatatttctattCAAATCTTGTTTGCAATTTAAGAAACAAACTTTTTCCGTTTAAATTGTGttgaaatcaatattaaaaaaatcgtTAAGTTTACGAGGAACTCTAAACTATTTATGGATCGCTAGGTGACAAACTATATGTGTATTTGAATGCTGTCTGTAAGTTTcaaaaaatgttaagaaaCACCTAAAAGTGTTGACTACTTTAAGTATGGATACAAATGTTGCCTAGTCCCAAGCTTTCAAtagaaatatcaaaatatttttactgcCAGTGTAAAAATGCTGAACGCTTGGCAGCCAACGGCAAAGGGGCGGCCACCGGTTGAGTTTTATGCGTCCTTAACCCACTTTTGGCACCCGAACACGCCTATCCAGGCAGAGATTGAAAATGTGACTGCGAGTGGAGAGTTTACGAGTTTGTTTAATTACTTGTTAAATGTTTGTCGTGCTTATCAGCAGCACAAACCATtagcagaagctgaagctgaggctgagaGACTTCAGGTGACATATCgtcttttaaatttcaactatCAACTATTAACGAGTGATTGTGGACACTATAAACgtgccagcaaaaaaaaattgcaaaatgaaaacaaataaaaattaaaatattattggcAACGTTGCAGCTTGTGGCTTGTGGCACCGCATGTGGCACGAGCACAGCCACGTTTCGCCGAAAAGACAAAAGCGCCACCCAAACagatatttatacccgctacgcatagggtaaaagggtattataactatttGTCACCatgaaaaaggaaaagctCCTACTCCATAGTAATCTTTCTTAGTTGCtggctgacaatatggtatattttagtgatCTATAAGTTATGTTAAAAGTAGTACTAGATCAatatacttttggtatattatagtacatttttttggtatgttaatttggtatattttaaagtgtaatgtggtatattttgaatgtaggtAGGACTATCTTAATAgaccaaatacaaaatttgatatatgtcagtatatttgtagtatattaattcggtataatttaatggaatatttatggaatatttttagtacatttgcggtatattaattcggtatattttaagactaataccgcactatatcaaaattccaaatatgtcatttggtatatttttagtatttttgcggtttactaatttggtatattttagtacatcTACGGtttattaattcggtataattgtgtattttaaatgaagtagtatgccaatataccaacaaatggcatatttttagtacacttgccgtatattaattcggtatattttaagacaaTACCGCactatatcaaaataccaagtatgacatttggtatatttttagtatttttggtatgttaatttagtatattttaaagtgtaatgtggtaaattttgaatgcaggTAGTACTATTTTAATagaccaaatatagcatttggtatatttcagtatatttgtggtatattaatttggtataatttaaatttaaaatacattttaaacgaattagtataccaatatatcaaatatatctaATGGCAAAATTTAGTacatttgcggtatattaattcggtatattttatagcaatataccaaatacaacctTTGGGAAatacttagtattttttaactttaataatttggtatattttgagaataataccacactgtcttgctattcaaaatggttagcgggtatctgaaagttgagcacactcgtatgtagctttcttactcgCTCTGTTCAACCACCGTTGCATATTGATCGTTGTGTGGCAAGTAATTGTTCGTGTCATTTTAATATGCCACATACAAATTCGGCTCGCATGCAGTTTTTTTGGGGGCTTAGAAGCCTCCGTGATCGACATTTGGCTTCCCATGGTTTTTGGCTAAGTGGTCGAAACACGCCTTAAATTCAAAGAGCTGTCAGCACATTCGGTTGCTCCACTAGCTGAATGAGCTCTGgtggcattttattgttgcagCCGCAGAGTGGAAATATGTATTGCAGCACGCTTGATATTTAGCGCTGCATCGAGCTGTGGTTAGCCTAATAAAGACATCAATTGGCCTGGCCATGTCGATGactcaagtcaagtcaaaaAATCCAGTTCAACTCCTGGTGAACAAAACAAGCTTTAAATTAACGGGGCAACCGGGGGTAGAACATGCAACATAACTCATCCATAATCAACActgtttacataaatttcaaaaattattacaCGGCAACAGATGAGACACAGTTTGAGGGGACACAGGAAAGGGGCGGAGAAGGGAAAGGACTGCGGACTACGGACTGGGTCGTCGCTCGTGATGAATGCTTAAATAATGCGCTTAACCCTGTGCGAACATAATTTATGGTGTGCAGATATACATGAGTAGCACAACGAGAGCTACACATGTCCAGAGAGACTCGccgttgcttgttgcttgccCCATGCAACAGCAATGTTGCTGCAACACACGCTGTTTTCATTGTTATTACACGGACATTGCCGTTCCTTCCCTTCCCCTTTGTGCgtctcctgttgctgctgccactttgctcaaattgattaattacGGTCATTTTGGCCGCACTGCAGAGAGGCAGAGACTGAggcagagtcagagtcagagtctgAGGCAGCAGACTCGCTGCATAAGTAGCATAAATGCCATAAAAGCTGGCCaggaagctgctgctgctgctgcctcgcAAGTCATTTGCCAGTAAGGACAAAGCcg
It encodes:
- the LOC117574277 gene encoding G protein-activated inward rectifier potassium channel 3 isoform X1 — encoded protein: MRFNFTSHTAAVTTTSTPASTTVAGYNKEKSAQPLKRPPTIEEDPDSLDSVISNPQSYPITIVPNRPASFYGLSTNGKAFQRQPSCRSRNFRPGSMRRVRRRAVFKNGDCNVVQKHLQRRRVRFLQDMYTTMVDWQWRWTLLAFALSFILSWLFFALIWWLIMYTHGDLEELHLPHNQEDSGWAPCVSAIDGFTSCFLFSIETQHTIGYGVRTTSPECPEAIFMMCFQSIFGVMSSAFMAGIVFAKMTRAKQRAQTLLFSKHAVICQRDGCLSLMFRVGDMRKSHIIGAGVRAQLIRTRSTKEGEVMTQHFTELQIGTDESGADLFFIWPMVIEHRIDESSPLYNLNATDMLQDKFEIVVILEGTVESTGQSTQARSSYINTEILWGHRFDPVVLYNKDLQAYEIDYARFNETTQVDTPLCSARELNEIYKIQEGFRTPETTFNLRQVSSNNHSDQAS
- the LOC117574277 gene encoding G protein-activated inward rectifier potassium channel 3 isoform X2; translation: MPLQVPLSDVQVDPVDGETLAGDKDETFTHMKEWKRQYMRGISHTPSQAGVYYEALKGSSHSLAKGSRNFRPGSMRRVRRRAVFKNGDCNVVQKHLQRRRVRFLQDMYTTMVDWQWRWTLLAFALSFILSWLFFALIWWLIMYTHGDLEELHLPHNQEDSGWAPCVSAIDGFTSCFLFSIETQHTIGYGVRTTSPECPEAIFMMCFQSIFGVMSSAFMAGIVFAKMTRAKQRAQTLLFSKHAVICQRDGCLSLMFRVGDMRKSHIIGAGVRAQLIRTRSTKEGEVMTQHFTELQIGTDESGADLFFIWPMVIEHRIDESSPLYNLNATDMLQDKFEIVVILEGTVESTGQSTQARSSYINTEILWGHRFDPVVLYNKDLQAYEIDYARFNETTQVDTPLCSARELNEIYKIQEGFRTPETTFNLRQVSSNNHSDQAS